In the genome of Bosea sp. BIWAKO-01, the window TCTCGCAGGTTAGTGCGGAAAGCCGAAGCACCATGCCCGTCGCCCCTCAGCTCGACGTCATCACGATTGGCCGCTCCTCGGTCGATCTCTACGGCCAGCAAATCGGCGGCCGACTTGAAGACATGGGCAGTTTTCTCAAAGCGGTCGGAGGCTGCCCGACCAATATCGCGATCGGCACCGCGCGCCTGGGCCTCAAATCGGCCGTGATCACCCGTGTCGGCGACGAGCAGATGGGCCGCTTCATCCGCGAACAACTGGAGCGCGAGGGCGTCGAGACGAGCGGCGTGATCACCGACCCCAAACGGCTGACCGCACTCGTCATCCTCGGCGTGCGCGATGAGAAGACCTTCCCGCTGATCTTCTACCGCACCGACTGCGCCGACGCCGCATTGCAGGAAAGCGAGATCGACGAGGCCTTCATTGCCTCTGCCAGGGCGATCGTGGTCACCGGCACGCATTTCGCCATTCCCAACGCCGCAGCGGCTCAGAAGAAGGCGATCGCGCTCGCCCGCAAGCATGGCCGCAAGGTCGTGTTCGATGTCGACTACCGGCCCAATCTCTGGGGACTTGCCGGGCACCAGGCCGGGGAGGAGCGCTATATCCGCTCCGAGACAGTGACGGAGCATCTCCAGGCGATCCTGCCCGATTGCGACCTGATCGTCGGCACCGAGGAGGAGCTCCACGCCGCCGGCGGCTCGGAGGATACGCTTCAGGCCATCCGCACGATTCGGTCCCTGAGCGCCGCGACCATCGTCTGCAAGCGCGGCCCGATGGGCTGCGTGGTCTTTCCCGGCGCTATCCCTGCCTCGCTCGAAGACGGGATCAAGGGACCTGGCTTCCCGGTCGAGGTCTATAACGTGCTCGGTGCCGGCGACGCCTTCATGTCCGGCTTCCTGCGTGGCTGGCTGCGCGACGAGCCGATCGCAACCTGCTGCGCCTTTGCCAATGCCTGCGGCGCCTTCGCGGTCTCGCGGCTGCTGTGCT includes:
- the iolC gene encoding 5-dehydro-2-deoxygluconokinase codes for the protein MPVAPQLDVITIGRSSVDLYGQQIGGRLEDMGSFLKAVGGCPTNIAIGTARLGLKSAVITRVGDEQMGRFIREQLEREGVETSGVITDPKRLTALVILGVRDEKTFPLIFYRTDCADAALQESEIDEAFIASARAIVVTGTHFAIPNAAAAQKKAIALARKHGRKVVFDVDYRPNLWGLAGHQAGEERYIRSETVTEHLQAILPDCDLIVGTEEELHAAGGSEDTLQAIRTIRSLSAATIVCKRGPMGCVVFPGAIPASLEDGIKGPGFPVEVYNVLGAGDAFMSGFLRGWLRDEPIATCCAFANACGAFAVSRLLCSPESPTFPELQYFLAHGSPHRALRRDAEINHVHWATTRLPQPAGVMALAIDHRAQLEEMADAAGVPQERIAHFKTLAVKAAARVADGRPGFGMLVDGIHGREALFRAEDHGFWIARPLELPGSRPLALETDTTGSLGATLAEWPVSHVAKCLCFYHPDDPEALRNAQEQVLKRVALACRQVGRELLVEIIASKHGPVADDTVARVMTRLYAIGIRPDWWKLEGQPSPAAWSEIDAVIAGHDPYCRGVLLLGLDAPEETVAQAFRAAQGSASVKGFAVGRTIFGEAARGWLAGSLDDEAATAIMAERFARLVAAWQER